The Streptomyces hundungensis genome contains the following window.
GCTCTACGCGCAGCCCGGGGACGAGCAGTCCTTCCTGCCACAGGCGGACGCGGGCCGTTCCACGCTCGCGCTCCTCGGGGTCGGGTTCGAAGCCCCCGGCCGTGCGGCGCTCAGTGGGGGTGAGCCCCGCCCACCAGCGCGCGTCGTCGAGGAATGCGTCCAGCACCGTCTCGCCTCTCGTTCTCTTCCCGCTATGCACGGTCCAGGCCGGGTACCTCGATGTCGCCCGCCGGATGCGGAGGCAGTGCGGCTCGCGCACGGTCGTCCAGGGCTGCCCGGAACAGCGGGTCCCGCCAGGCCCTGATCACGTCGGCGGCCGTCGGTTCAGACACGGACGGCGCCGTACTCGACCAGTTCGGACAGGACTTCGATGGTGTCCTCGACGGCGGTCTCGACGTCGATCTCGTATTCCCGGGCGAGGAGTTCACCGATGCCGCCCACGGTGAGGACCCCGTCGATCCGCTTCCAGATGAACGCCGTCGTCTCCGC
Protein-coding sequences here:
- a CDS encoding mersacidin/lichenicidin family type 2 lantibiotic — protein: MSEPTAADVIRAWRDPLFRAALDDRARAALPPHPAGDIEVPGLDRA
- a CDS encoding PqqD family protein encodes the protein MSTAGPVTAESIPSVRPDIRVRKIRGTLVVAVPEQAFELAETTAFIWKRIDGVLTVGGIGELLAREYEIDVETAVEDTIEVLSELVEYGAVRV